In one window of Burkholderia sp. NRF60-BP8 DNA:
- the ispH gene encoding 4-hydroxy-3-methylbut-2-enyl diphosphate reductase, with protein sequence MRVILAEPRGFCAGVVRAIDIVDRALEKYGAPVYVRHEIVHNRRVVDGLKRKGAVFVESLDDIPEQAVTVFSAHGVGQMVEAEARQRGLHVLDATCPLVAKVHVQARRYASQGKTVVLIGHAGHPEVVGTLDQAPDATVLVESKADVAALPFAADAPLAYITQTTLSVDDTRDIIYALKQRYPGIVGPNVHDICYATQNRQTAVRELCRRVELMLVIGARYSSNTVRLHEIALESGIPSHLIADAGELGPQWFQGIATVGITSGASAPETLVDEVIAALRTYTPLEIETMAGRRETAVFPLPAELLHGTASALAPHT encoded by the coding sequence ATGCGCGTCATCCTTGCCGAACCTCGCGGCTTTTGCGCCGGAGTCGTACGCGCAATCGACATTGTCGATCGGGCACTGGAAAAATACGGTGCTCCCGTCTACGTTCGGCACGAAATCGTCCACAACCGGCGAGTCGTAGACGGCCTCAAGCGCAAAGGTGCAGTCTTCGTCGAGTCCCTCGACGACATTCCCGAACAGGCGGTGACCGTGTTCAGTGCCCATGGTGTGGGTCAAATGGTGGAGGCAGAAGCGCGCCAGCGCGGCTTGCATGTGCTCGACGCCACCTGCCCGCTCGTCGCCAAGGTTCACGTCCAGGCCCGGCGTTATGCGTCGCAAGGGAAGACCGTCGTGTTGATCGGGCACGCCGGACACCCCGAAGTCGTCGGCACGCTGGACCAGGCACCGGACGCGACGGTCCTGGTGGAAAGCAAGGCCGATGTGGCGGCCCTGCCGTTTGCCGCCGACGCGCCGCTGGCCTATATCACGCAGACCACACTCAGCGTGGACGACACGCGCGACATCATCTACGCGCTCAAACAGCGATATCCAGGCATCGTCGGCCCGAATGTCCACGACATCTGTTATGCCACGCAGAACCGGCAAACGGCCGTACGCGAGCTTTGCCGCAGAGTCGAACTGATGCTGGTGATTGGCGCCCGCTACAGCTCGAACACCGTACGACTGCACGAGATCGCGCTCGAATCGGGCATCCCTAGCCACTTGATCGCCGATGCCGGTGAGCTGGGGCCGCAGTGGTTCCAGGGCATCGCAACCGTGGGCATCACGTCGGGTGCATCCGCACCCGAAACATTGGTCGACGAGGTAATTGCGGCATTGCGGACGTACACACCGCTGGAGATCGAAACCATGGCCGGACGGCGTGAAACAGCGGTCTTTCCGCTGCCGGCCGAGTTGCTGCACGGCACCGCATCGGCGCTCGCGCCGCATACCTGA